A single region of the Dehalococcoides mccartyi genome encodes:
- a CDS encoding HD domain-containing phosphohydrolase, whose translation MDLQQDTLLIVDDEELIRQLLSVKFSNENYQCLTASNGIEALELIKGIQVAIVLLDINMPGKTGIETLQDIKTLKPDTEVIMATAINDIDVALKCIRLGAYDYVIKPFNLDSLIHITKRAQEHRRLILENRGYQLGLEQKVAERTEELKQALDKLKSASLDTIFRLSRAAEYKDEDTGMHIRRIGHYAAQIAESMGLPPEEIESFLYAAPMHDIGKIGIPDNILLKPGKLTPQEWEIMKQHTIIGANILEGAASEIIKKAAVIALNHHEKWDGSGYPNGLKGENIPLAGRITAIADVFDALTSKRPYRPVSYSITEALKMIEENVGKQFDPEIYNALRGNLKNILAIKEHQ comes from the coding sequence ATGGATTTACAACAGGATACCTTACTGATAGTAGATGACGAGGAATTGATACGCCAATTACTCAGCGTAAAGTTTTCGAACGAAAACTACCAGTGCCTGACTGCCAGTAACGGCATAGAAGCCCTTGAACTTATTAAAGGGATACAAGTTGCTATAGTTCTGCTGGATATAAATATGCCCGGCAAAACAGGTATTGAAACCCTTCAGGATATAAAAACCCTCAAACCCGATACCGAAGTTATCATGGCCACCGCCATAAATGACATAGACGTTGCCTTAAAATGCATACGGCTGGGTGCATACGACTATGTGATAAAACCGTTTAATCTGGACTCTCTTATTCACATTACCAAACGGGCACAGGAACACAGACGCCTGATACTGGAAAACAGAGGCTACCAGCTTGGGCTGGAACAGAAAGTGGCTGAACGGACGGAAGAACTAAAACAGGCCTTGGACAAACTGAAATCAGCCTCATTGGATACCATCTTCCGTTTGTCACGGGCTGCCGAATATAAAGATGAAGATACCGGTATGCACATACGGCGTATAGGCCACTACGCCGCCCAGATAGCCGAAAGTATGGGGCTCCCCCCTGAGGAGATAGAATCATTCCTGTATGCCGCCCCCATGCACGACATAGGCAAGATTGGTATTCCTGACAATATACTCCTGAAACCCGGAAAACTCACCCCGCAGGAATGGGAGATTATGAAGCAGCATACAATCATCGGTGCCAATATTCTGGAGGGAGCCGCATCAGAAATCATTAAAAAGGCAGCAGTAATTGCCCTGAACCATCATGAAAAATGGGACGGAAGCGGTTACCCGAACGGGCTTAAGGGTGAAAATATACCTTTGGCCGGGCGTATTACCGCCATTGCAGATGTTTTTGATGCCCTGACTTCCAAAAGACCTTACCGGCCGGTATCATACTCGATAACCGAGGCTTTGAAAATGATAGAAGAAAATGTGGGCAAACAGTTTGACCCCGAAATATACAATGCCCTAAGAGGCAACTTGAAAAATATTCTGGCTATAAAAGAACACCAATAA
- a CDS encoding NEW3 domain-containing protein translates to MKKFITNFKIYRTLSGLVCAGLLFGSMLGGLFPSAAVTAQTEKSSLSLYLLSGYYYMDIIPGEAKKLYLELENSGTQEIFDITLSADLPANWVVEYNPASVDYLGVGQRMSLEAVVLAPLDASRGEYNLVFIAEYQQIRTFSNTILVVRDTSGLWQWVGLGLGAVMIGGFVLLYRHFNRN, encoded by the coding sequence ATGAAGAAGTTTATAACAAATTTCAAAATATACAGGACTCTGTCCGGTCTGGTGTGTGCCGGTTTGCTGTTTGGCAGTATGCTGGGCGGGCTTTTCCCATCTGCCGCTGTTACCGCCCAGACAGAAAAATCCAGCCTTTCCCTATATCTGCTTTCCGGGTATTATTATATGGATATAATTCCCGGTGAAGCTAAAAAACTTTATCTGGAGCTTGAAAACTCCGGTACTCAGGAAATTTTTGATATAACCCTGTCAGCAGATTTGCCTGCAAACTGGGTGGTGGAATATAACCCTGCATCTGTTGACTATCTGGGTGTTGGTCAGCGTATGTCGCTAGAGGCGGTGGTGCTTGCCCCGTTAGATGCGTCTCGCGGAGAGTACAATCTGGTCTTTATAGCCGAATACCAGCAAATACGCACTTTCAGCAACACCATACTGGTAGTCAGAGATACTTCCGGGCTGTGGCAATGGGTAGGACTGGGGCTGGGAGCGGTGATGATTGGCGGGTTTGTTTTGCTGTACCGGCATTTTAATCGTAATTAA
- a CDS encoding YqhA family protein, with product MKQWLEKSKYITLIAVFSMLLASLMVFSLGIIRAAKILIGFFSGFAEESIDLIPFIELMDIFLIATVLLIFALGIYELFIGKLSLPEWLIIRNLHDLKVKLSSLVIMVMGIIFLKHLVEWQDPQGTFYFGLGMAVVSVALIAFNYVGSKTE from the coding sequence ATGAAACAATGGCTGGAGAAAAGTAAATACATTACCCTGATAGCGGTTTTTTCGATGCTGCTGGCTTCGCTTATGGTCTTTTCTTTGGGTATTATCAGGGCAGCCAAAATTCTGATAGGCTTTTTTTCAGGTTTTGCGGAAGAAAGTATTGATTTAATACCTTTTATAGAACTTATGGATATATTCCTGATAGCCACGGTGCTTCTTATTTTTGCACTGGGTATTTACGAACTGTTTATCGGTAAGCTTTCACTCCCTGAGTGGCTCATAATAAGAAACCTCCATGATTTGAAGGTTAAGCTGAGCAGTTTGGTTATAATGGTCATGGGCATTATCTTTCTAAAGCACCTGGTGGAATGGCAGGATCCCCAGGGCACTTTTTACTTTGGTTTGGGTATGGCGGTGGTATCTGTGGCATTGATAGCGTTTAATTATGTCGGCAGCAAAACGGAATAA
- a CDS encoding acetate uptake transporter, whose protein sequence is MTTILLNIHNAGFFPLNVAIFAMGIFYGGIAQVIAGILEYRKGNTFGTTAFISYGMFWLTLVFILIAPQMGLPEAWAAPPAFLGWYLCLWGLFTLFMVFPTLKKNGATAFVFISLTVLFFLLAIGHWIPGDAGKVFIRIGGWEGIVCGLSAVYLAAAEVLNESCGKSVLPVFAFETGDLKMKLQGKA, encoded by the coding sequence ATGACAACCATACTTCTGAACATTCATAATGCCGGTTTTTTCCCTTTAAATGTAGCCATTTTCGCTATGGGGATTTTTTACGGAGGAATAGCCCAGGTAATAGCCGGTATACTGGAATACCGCAAAGGCAATACATTCGGTACAACCGCCTTTATTTCGTACGGCATGTTCTGGCTGACTTTGGTATTTATTCTTATAGCACCCCAAATGGGTCTGCCCGAAGCATGGGCTGCACCCCCTGCGTTTCTGGGTTGGTATTTGTGCCTTTGGGGACTGTTCACTTTGTTTATGGTATTTCCCACGCTCAAGAAAAATGGGGCAACAGCCTTTGTCTTCATAAGTTTGACAGTATTATTTTTCCTGTTGGCTATTGGCCACTGGATACCCGGAGATGCCGGCAAAGTATTTATCCGTATCGGCGGCTGGGAAGGTATAGTCTGTGGTCTTTCTGCCGTATATCTTGCGGCGGCAGAAGTCTTGAATGAAAGCTGCGGAAAATCTGTATTGCCTGTTTTTGCGTTTGAAACCGGAGATTTAAAAATGAAATTGCAGGGAAAAGCATGA
- a CDS encoding ATP-binding protein, with protein sequence MAAGIAHEINNPLTGVIGFSELLATRGDLPEDVTADLQVINHGSQRVVEIVRRLLTFARQNKPVKTRLDVHELIDNTLEFRGYVFKTANIEIIRRYDFNLPWITADPGQLQQVFLNLIINAEQAMRKAHDEGKLTITTTQTDNFFSIRIEDDGPGMTPEVKAKIFQPFFTTKGPKEGTGLGLSLAMAIILDHHGTIDVESEYDKGAAFTINLPLNSDAEEYPIKTPAPASMIEDNRTASILVVDDEEHICRLISRVLGQMRHNVESFNDPVKALLKLETTGYDLVLLDIRMPGMSGLEFYSQMIAKRPELAGKVIFMTGDMTLSDLEIHMQQTNLMHIAKPFHPSTLEQFLSKALKQQAG encoded by the coding sequence ATGGCCGCCGGTATAGCTCATGAAATAAACAACCCCCTGACTGGTGTCATAGGATTCTCCGAGCTTTTGGCCACCAGAGGAGATTTGCCCGAAGATGTGACGGCGGACCTGCAGGTAATCAACCATGGTTCTCAGCGGGTGGTTGAGATTGTAAGGCGGCTGCTTACCTTTGCCAGACAGAATAAACCCGTAAAAACACGTCTGGATGTGCATGAGCTTATTGATAATACCCTGGAATTCCGCGGCTATGTGTTTAAGACCGCCAATATAGAGATTATCCGCCGGTATGACTTTAACCTGCCATGGATTACCGCCGACCCGGGACAACTGCAACAGGTATTTTTAAACCTGATTATCAATGCAGAACAAGCTATGAGAAAAGCACATGACGAGGGAAAACTAACTATAACCACCACCCAAACAGATAATTTTTTCAGCATCCGCATTGAGGATGACGGACCCGGTATGACACCGGAAGTAAAAGCTAAAATCTTCCAGCCGTTTTTCACCACCAAAGGCCCTAAAGAAGGAACGGGGCTGGGGTTAAGTTTGGCTATGGCTATTATTCTGGACCATCACGGTACAATTGATGTTGAAAGTGAATACGATAAGGGTGCAGCCTTTACTATCAATCTGCCGCTGAACTCTGATGCAGAGGAATATCCAATCAAGACACCCGCCCCTGCCTCTATGATAGAAGATAATCGGACTGCCAGTATACTAGTGGTAGATGACGAAGAACATATCTGCCGGCTGATTAGCCGGGTACTGGGGCAGATGCGGCATAACGTAGAGAGCTTCAATGACCCCGTCAAAGCACTTTTAAAGCTGGAGACAACCGGATACGATCTGGTATTGCTGGATATCCGCATGCCGGGTATGAGCGGTTTGGAATTTTATTCCCAGATGATTGCCAAACGCCCTGAGCTGGCAGGCAAGGTTATATTTATGACCGGGGATATGACCCTTTCAGACCTTGAAATCCATATGCAACAGACTAACCTGATGCACATTGCCAAACCTTTTCATCCCAGTACTCTGGAACAGTTTTTATCCAAAGCTTTGAAACAACAGGCGGGATAA
- a CDS encoding DOMON domain-containing protein has product MLSNKKYIPVILGILILPSLLFSSCAAIAEMNSNQNTNTDSADTTQITDPAELAEWTADGIITANEYTNSSTLSANFTLFSRTDDQYVYIGIKAKATGWISIGFQPVSAKGHTGADFALGGVSNGVAYIYDLWGISKDEHSLDTKLGGTNSILEYGGTESGGYTILEFKRLLVTGDSYDQNIVHGSNNILWAYSDEDGFAAMHTAEGTGKINIP; this is encoded by the coding sequence GTGCTTTCTAACAAAAAATATATACCAGTAATACTTGGTATACTGATTCTGCCCAGCCTGCTGTTTTCGTCCTGTGCCGCCATTGCGGAGATGAATTCAAACCAGAATACCAATACTGATTCCGCTGATACTACCCAGATTACAGACCCGGCGGAACTGGCGGAATGGACAGCAGACGGTATTATAACAGCTAACGAATATACTAATAGCTCAACCCTCAGTGCCAACTTCACCCTGTTCTCCAGGACGGATGACCAGTATGTATATATCGGCATCAAAGCTAAAGCTACAGGCTGGATATCAATCGGTTTTCAGCCGGTGTCTGCCAAAGGTCACACAGGAGCTGATTTTGCACTGGGCGGAGTGAGTAATGGAGTGGCATATATTTATGACCTCTGGGGTATAAGTAAAGACGAACACTCTCTGGATACCAAACTGGGAGGAACAAACAGTATTCTGGAATACGGAGGCACCGAATCCGGCGGTTATACAATTCTGGAGTTTAAAAGACTGCTTGTTACCGGTGACAGTTATGACCAGAATATTGTCCACGGGTCTAATAATATTCTGTGGGCCTATAGTGACGAAGACGGCTTTGCCGCTATGCATACAGCCGAAGGCACAGGCAAAATAAACATACCCTGA
- a CDS encoding ABC transporter ATP-binding protein has translation MIHSYYSRINGNSPDEKPKITRGLLKRVWSYARPYRWLVLWMLVLTLATTGLGLLTPLILRDLIDVTLPDKDLTRLGWLIAALLTIPLLTSFLNVVLRRYNSRVGEGVISDLRLAMFSHLQRMSLSFFTHTKSGELMSRLNNDVIGAQTAISNTFVSIVTSLIQAIVVFSVMITLEWRLALISVAILPLFFWAAQHLGNRLRDIARNQLDQNARMNAVAQELLNISGALLVKLFGRSAEEDRRFKERSDEVKDIGIKRAVTGSLFFASIGLLSAIGIALVYGVGGYFVIQETLTIGTIVALGALLTTLYGALQTLTNAPVDFATSMVSFERVFEVLDVPLDIKEKENACILGNVSGVLEFRNVVFHYEREEKGLLREVRRFGQMQDVVSVLSGADGTPKNGGEKNADSAGRANSEVLENISFRAEPGQLVALVGPSGAGKTTLTYLIPRLYDPVAGQILIDGHDLRDVTLDSLAAQIGMVTQETYLFHDTVRTNLLYGRPDATQAEVEAAAKAANIHKFIKSLPQGYETIVGERGYRLSGGEKQRLALARVILKNPRILVLDEATSSLDSQSEYLIQEALKHVMVGRTSIVIAHRLSTILAADMILVMDHGHIVERGTHRELLALGGLYANLYETQFRSKANTPSAAE, from the coding sequence ATGATACACAGCTATTATTCCCGTATAAATGGCAACTCCCCTGATGAGAAGCCGAAAATCACCCGCGGCTTGCTGAAAAGGGTCTGGAGTTATGCCCGCCCTTACCGCTGGTTGGTGCTCTGGATGCTGGTACTCACTCTGGCCACTACCGGCCTGGGGCTTCTGACCCCTTTGATACTGCGTGACCTGATAGATGTCACTTTGCCGGACAAGGATTTGACCCGCCTAGGCTGGCTGATTGCAGCCCTGCTGACGATACCCCTTCTGACAAGCTTCTTAAACGTAGTGTTACGCAGATATAACTCACGGGTAGGTGAGGGAGTAATCTCTGACCTGAGGCTGGCTATGTTTTCGCACCTGCAGCGCATGTCACTCAGCTTTTTTACCCACACCAAAAGCGGCGAACTGATGAGCCGCCTTAATAACGACGTTATCGGCGCCCAGACGGCTATCAGCAATACTTTTGTATCTATAGTAACCAGCCTGATTCAGGCCATAGTGGTATTTTCAGTTATGATTACCCTTGAATGGCGGCTGGCACTGATAAGCGTGGCTATACTGCCCCTTTTCTTCTGGGCGGCCCAGCACCTGGGAAACAGGCTTCGGGATATTGCCCGGAACCAGCTTGACCAGAACGCCAGAATGAATGCCGTTGCCCAAGAACTGCTTAACATAAGCGGGGCTTTGCTGGTCAAACTTTTCGGCCGTTCGGCGGAAGAAGACCGCCGTTTCAAAGAACGCTCTGATGAAGTAAAAGATATTGGTATAAAGCGGGCGGTGACCGGCTCACTCTTTTTTGCCAGTATAGGCCTTCTAAGCGCTATTGGCATAGCCCTGGTTTACGGGGTGGGGGGCTATTTTGTAATTCAGGAAACCCTGACTATAGGTACTATCGTAGCTTTAGGTGCTTTACTGACTACCCTGTACGGGGCTTTGCAGACCCTGACTAACGCCCCGGTGGATTTTGCCACCTCTATGGTTAGTTTTGAACGGGTTTTTGAAGTGCTGGACGTACCGCTTGATATTAAAGAGAAAGAAAATGCCTGCATTTTAGGCAATGTAAGCGGCGTTTTGGAATTTAGGAATGTAGTCTTTCATTATGAACGCGAAGAAAAAGGCCTGCTCAGGGAAGTGCGGCGTTTCGGACAGATGCAGGACGTAGTTTCGGTGCTCTCCGGGGCTGACGGAACACCTAAAAACGGCGGCGAAAAAAATGCAGACAGCGCCGGACGGGCAAACAGCGAGGTGCTGGAAAATATTTCGTTCAGAGCCGAACCCGGCCAGCTGGTGGCTTTGGTCGGACCAAGCGGTGCCGGCAAAACAACCCTTACTTACCTTATACCCCGTTTATATGACCCAGTTGCCGGGCAAATACTGATAGACGGGCATGACTTAAGAGATGTCACCCTTGATTCACTGGCCGCCCAGATAGGTATGGTCACCCAGGAGACTTATCTTTTCCATGATACGGTGCGCACCAACCTGCTGTACGGCCGGCCGGATGCCACCCAGGCGGAAGTGGAAGCGGCGGCTAAAGCAGCCAATATCCACAAGTTCATCAAAAGTCTGCCCCAGGGGTATGAGACCATTGTAGGGGAGCGCGGCTACCGGCTGAGCGGGGGCGAAAAACAGCGGCTGGCACTGGCACGGGTTATACTAAAAAACCCGCGGATACTGGTGCTGGATGAAGCTACCAGCTCACTGGACAGCCAGTCGGAATACCTTATTCAGGAAGCACTAAAACACGTAATGGTGGGGCGTACTAGCATTGTCATTGCCCACCGCCTGAGCACTATTCTGGCGGCGGATATGATACTGGTGATGGACCACGGGCATATTGTGGAAAGGGGCACTCACCGCGAACTGCTGGCTCTGGGCGGGCTGTATGCAAATCTCTATGAAACCCAGTTTCGCAGCAAGGCCAATACGCCCTCAGCGGCGGAGTAA